From a region of the Eulemur rufifrons isolate Redbay chromosome 7, OSU_ERuf_1, whole genome shotgun sequence genome:
- the LOC138387310 gene encoding kelch-like protein 9, protein MKVSLGNGEMGVSAHLQPCKTGTTRFFTSNTHSSVVLQGFDQLRIEGLLCDVTLVPGDGDEIFPVHRAMMASASDYFKAMFTGGMKEQDLMCIKLHGVNKVGLKKIIDFIYTAKLSLNMDNLQDTLEAASFLQILPVLDFCKVFLISGVSLDNCVEVGRIANTYNLIEVDKYVNNFILKNFPALLSTGEFLKLPFERLAFVLSSNSLKHCTELELFKAACRWLRLEDPRMDYAAKLMKNIRFPLMTPQDLINYVQTVDFMRTDNTCVNLLLEASNYQMMPYMQPVMQSDRTAIRSDSTHLVTLGGVLRQQLVVSKELRMYDERAQEWRSLAPMDAPRYQHGIAVIGNFLYVVGGQSNYDTKGKTAVDTVFRFDPRYNKWMQVASLNEKRTFFHLSALKGHLYAVGGRSAAGELATVECYNPRMNEWSYVAKMSEPHYGHAGTVYGGLMYISGGITHDTFQNELMCFDPDTDKWTQKAPMTTVRGLHCMCTVGDKLYVIGGNHFRGTSDYDDVLSCEYYSPTLDQWTPIAAMLRGQSDVGVAVFENKIYVVGGYSWNNRCMVEIVQKYDPEKDEWHKVFDLPESLGGIRACTLTVFPPEENPGSPSRESPLSAPSDHS, encoded by the coding sequence ATGAAAGTGTCTCTTGGTAACGGCGAAATGGGCGTCTCTGCCCATTTGCAGCCTTGCAAGACAGGAACCACACGCTTTTTTACCAGCAATACTCACAGTTCGGTGGTATTGCAAGGCTTTGATCAGCTTAGAATAGAAGGATTGCTTTGTGATGTGACCCTGGTACCTGGTGATGGAGATGAAATCTTCCCTGTTCACAGAGCTATGATGGCGTCTGCTAGTGATTATTTCAAGGCTATGTTCACAGGTGGAATGAAAGAACAAGATTTAATGTGCATTAAGCTTCATGGAGTCAACAAAGTTGGTCTGAAGaaaatcattgattttatttatactgCAAAACTTTCTCTTAATATGGACAATCTTCAGGACACCCTTGAAGCTGCCAGCTTTTTACAGATTTTACCTGTTTTGGACTTCTGTAAAGTATTTCTTATATCAGGAGTCTCTTTGGATAACTGTGTTGAGGTTGGACGAATTGCTAACACCTACAATCTTATAGAAGTGGATAAATACGTTAATAATTTCATCCTGAAGAACTTTCCTGCTTTACTGAGTACTGGGGAATTTCTAAAACTTCCTTTTGAACGTCTTGCCTTTGTGCTTTCCAGTAATAGTCTTAAGCACTGTACTGAACTTGAACTCTTCAAGGCTGCCTGTCGTTGGCTAAGGTTGGAAGACCCTCGGATGGATTATGCTGCAAAATTAATGAAGAATATTCGATTTCCACTGATGACACCACAGGACCTCATCAACTATGTGCAGACAGTAGATTTCATGAGAACGGACAATACCTGTGTGAATTTGCTTCTGGAAGCTAGCAATTACCAAATGATGCCATATATGCAGCCAGTGATGCAGTCAGATAGAACTGCCATTCGATCTGACTCTACTCACTTGGTAACCTTAGGAGGAGTTTTGAGGCAGCAGCTGGTTGTCAGTAAAGAATTACGGATGTATGATGAAAGAGCACAAGAGTGGAGATCTTTAGCCCCCATGGATGCTCCCCGTTACCAGCATGGCATTGCTGTCATAGGAAACTTTCTTTATGTAGTTGGTGGTCAAAGTAATTATGATACGAAAGGAAAAACTGCCGTTGATACAGTTTTCAGATTTGATCCTCGGTATAATAAGTGGATGCAGGTTGCATCATTAAATGAAAAACGCACATTCTTCCACTTGAGTGCCCTCAAAGGACATTTGTATGCAGTTGGTGGGCGCAGTGCAGCTGGTGAACTGGCCACAGTAGAATGTTACAACCCAAGAATGAATGAGTGGAGCTATGTTGCAAAAATGAGTGAACCCCACTATGGCCATGCTGGCACAGTGTATGGAGGCTTAATGTATATTTCAGGAGGAATTACCCATGACACTTTCCAAAATGAGCTCATGTGTTTTGACCCAGATACAGACAAATGGACACAGAAGGCTCCAATGACTACAGTCAGAGGGCTGCATTGCATGTGCACAGTTGGAGATAAGCTCTATGTCATTGGTGGCAATCACTTCAGAGGAACAAGTGATTATGATGACGTTCTAAGCTGTGAATACTATTCACCAACCCTTGACCAGTGGACACCAATTGCTGCTATGTTAAGAGGTCAGAGTGATGTTGGAGTTGctgtctttgaaaataaaatctacgTTGTTGGTGGATATTCTTGGAATAATCGTTGTATGGTAGAAATTGTCCAGAAATATGATCCAGAAAAAGATGAGTGGCATAAAGTCTTTGACCTTCCAGAGTCACTTGGTGGCATTCGAGCTTGTACCCTTACAGTTTTTCCACCTGAAGAAAACCCTGGGTCACCTTCTAGAGAATCACCTCTTTCTGCACCTTCAGATCATTCTTAG
- the LOC138387311 gene encoding interferon alpha-10-like: MASPLSVLMALLGLSCMSICSLGCDLPQTHGLGNRRALRLLVQMRRISPFSCLEDRNDFRFPQEEFDGNQFQKAQAISVLHEMIQQIFNLFSTKDSSDAWDQTLLDKFCTGLYQQLDELEACLMQDVGVEETPVMNEHSILAVRKYFQRITVYLKEKKYSPCAWEVVRAEIMKSISSSTTLQGRLRSEE, encoded by the coding sequence ATGGCCTCGCCCTTGTCTGTACTGATGGCCCTGCTGGGGCTCAGCTGCATGTCCATCTGCTCTCTGGGCTGTGATCTGCCTCAGACCCATGGCCTGGGTAACAGGAGGGCCCTGAGACTCCTGGTACAAATGAGGAGaatctctcctttctcttgccTGGAGGACAGAAATGACTTCAGATTCCCCCAGGAGGAGTTTGATGGCAACCAGTTCCAGAAGGCTCAAGCCATCTCTGTCCTCCATGAGATGATCCAGCAGATCTTCAACCTCTTCAGCACAAAGGACTCATCTGATGCTTGGGATCAGACCCTCCTAGACAAATTCTGCACTGGACTCTATCAACAGCTGGATGAGCTGGAAGCCTGTCTGATGCAGGACGTGGGAGTGGAAGAGACTCCCGTGATGAATGAGCACTCCATCCTGGCTGtgaggaaatacttccaaagaATCACTGTCTacctgaaagagaagaaatacagcCCTTGTGCCTGGGAGGTTGTCAGGGCAGAAATCATGAAATCCATCTCTTCATCAACAACCTTGCAAGGAAGATTAAGGAGTGAGGAATAA
- the LOC138387312 gene encoding interferon alpha-10-like, with protein sequence MASPLSVLMALLGLSCMSICSLGCDLPQTHGLGNRRALRLLAQMRRISPLSCLEDRNDFRFPQEEFDGNQFQKAQAISVLHELVQQIFNLFSTKDSSDAWDQTLLDKFCTGLYQQLDELEACLMQDVGVEETPLMNEDSILAVRKYFQRITVYLKEKKYSPCAWEVVRTEIMKSISSSTKFQERLSKE encoded by the coding sequence ATGGCCTCGCCCTTGTCTGTACTGATGGCCCTGCTGGGGCTCAGCTGCATGTCCATCTGCTCTCTGGGCTGTGATCTGCCTCAGACCCATGGCCTGGGTAACAGGAGGGCCCTGAGACTGCTGGCACAAATGAGGAgaatctctcctctctcctgcctggaGGACAGAAATGACTTCAGATTCCCCCAGGAGGAGTTTGATGGCAACCAGTTCCAGAAAGCTCAAGCCATCTCTGTCCTCCATGAGCTGGTCCAGCAGATCTTCAACCTCTTCAGCACAAAGGACTCATCTGATGCTTGGGATCAGACCCTCCTAGACAAATTCTGCACTGGGCTCTATCAGCAGCTGGATGAGCTGGAAGCCTGTCTGATGCAGGACGTGGGAGTGGAAGAGACTCCCCTGATGAATGAGGACTCCATCCTGGCTGtgaggaaatacttccaaagaATCACTGTCTacctgaaagagaagaaatacagcCCTTGTGCCTGGGAGGTTGTCAGGACAGAAATCATGAAATCCATCTCTTCATCAACAAAATTTCAAGAAAGATTAAGTAAGGAATGA